Proteins encoded together in one candidate division KSB1 bacterium window:
- a CDS encoding DinB family protein → MNKQMLDAKFGYLRMVLGVTRRIVEQFPTEKFDFRSGEGARSVAEIVSHMYGQLPDTIATLVAGESKFSDDVPLKSKADALKYMADCEAKFWTDWANVTDAQLDKEITAWGEKFTGAQFANFMYDEHWHHRGQLTAYLRMLGIAPVMIYDYQP, encoded by the coding sequence ATGAACAAGCAAATGTTAGATGCGAAGTTCGGTTATCTGCGGATGGTCCTGGGCGTGACGCGCCGGATCGTGGAGCAGTTCCCGACCGAGAAATTCGATTTTCGTTCCGGTGAGGGTGCGCGCAGTGTCGCGGAAATCGTATCGCATATGTACGGCCAGCTGCCGGACACGATTGCCACGCTCGTCGCGGGCGAATCGAAGTTCTCCGATGATGTGCCGCTGAAGAGCAAAGCTGACGCGCTCAAGTACATGGCCGATTGCGAGGCGAAATTCTGGACCGATTGGGCGAACGTGACTGATGCCCAGCTGGATAAAGAGATCACGGCGTGGGGTGAAAAATTCACCGGCGCACAGTTCGCCAATTTCATGTACGACGAGCACTGGCACCATCGCGGACAGCTCACGGCATACCTGCGCATGCTGGGGATCGCGCCGGTCATGATTTACGATTACCAGCCATAA
- a CDS encoding PIN domain-containing protein yields the protein MVKGLDTSVLLYALDTAAPLHGRAVDVLEQAIGGKWLACVCETSLLELAEILTDPRRVRKPLAPAQVAKALERLTRYPQPQVLEADALTYKRALRLMEKYPVQRGRFIESQIAATLLEHGVRTIVTANSNGFAAIRELTVENPFEALFA from the coding sequence ATGGTCAAAGGACTCGATACCTCTGTGCTCCTGTACGCACTGGACACCGCCGCGCCGCTGCATGGACGCGCCGTCGATGTCCTGGAACAAGCCATCGGCGGCAAATGGTTGGCCTGCGTGTGCGAAACAAGCCTCCTGGAACTGGCGGAGATTCTGACCGATCCGCGACGGGTGCGCAAACCGCTGGCCCCCGCGCAGGTCGCGAAAGCACTGGAACGGCTGACCAGGTATCCGCAGCCGCAGGTGCTGGAAGCCGATGCGCTGACCTACAAACGCGCCTTGCGATTGATGGAGAAGTACCCGGTTCAGCGCGGCAGATTCATAGAATCGCAGATCGCCGCCACGCTGCTCGAACACGGCGTGCGGACCATCGTCACCGCCAATTCCAACGGCTTCGCGGCGATCCGCGAGCTGACGGTGGAAAATCCCTTCGAGGCGTTGTTCGCCTGA
- a CDS encoding VOC family protein, protein MMPDTIAPHPGGLRCLTTMLWVSDLDRAIQFYEEKLGAGVVRRDHAWNVVALRLPCGADLSIRQDHPGRPVTRAGIAAPYVVFQSDNPERERQAFVAKQIKVTELQQLEGLQLFWFSDPDDNQFCVLQFVYL, encoded by the coding sequence ATGATGCCTGATACCATCGCACCACATCCGGGTGGACTGCGTTGTCTGACGACCATGCTCTGGGTCAGCGATCTCGATCGCGCGATCCAGTTCTACGAGGAAAAACTCGGCGCCGGTGTCGTGCGGCGCGATCATGCCTGGAACGTCGTCGCGCTGCGACTGCCCTGTGGCGCGGACCTCTCGATCCGCCAGGACCACCCCGGACGCCCGGTGACTCGCGCGGGCATCGCCGCGCCCTATGTCGTGTTTCAATCCGACAATCCCGAACGCGAACGCCAGGCCTTTGTCGCCAAGCAGATCAAGGTCACGGAATTGCAGCAGCTCGAAGGACTTCAGCTTTTCTGGTTTTCTGACCCCGACGACAATCAGTTCTGCGTCCTGCAGTTTGTCTATCTCTAA
- a CDS encoding TIGR01777 family protein — translation MNVWIAGATGLIGSAVTRQLRARGHVTVRLTRGVADAGEIGWNPRTGVSPGADLPPGDAVVHLAARSIGHGRITAAIKQQIRASRIDATHALCMSLAGLPKPPSVIVCASGIGYYGDQGDRVLDESAGLGSGFLAELVRDWEAACEPARQAGIRVVNLRIAPVLSRKAGLLKQMLPAFQFGVGGPIGNGRQYLPWCALEDTAAAFVFAIENEAATGALNVCSPNPVTMNEFARTLGRVLHRPALLRVPPLALRLLFGRVVEEMATDSIRAIPRRLTLAGFRFRDAELETAIRNAQREV, via the coding sequence GTGAACGTCTGGATTGCCGGCGCGACGGGCCTGATCGGTTCCGCGGTGACACGACAGCTGCGGGCGCGGGGACACGTGACCGTCAGGCTGACGCGCGGCGTCGCCGATGCCGGTGAAATCGGCTGGAATCCGCGAACGGGTGTGTCGCCGGGCGCCGACCTTCCGCCAGGCGATGCCGTCGTGCATCTGGCGGCACGCAGCATCGGCCACGGACGAATCACCGCTGCGATCAAGCAGCAGATTCGCGCAAGCCGGATTGACGCGACTCACGCGCTCTGCATGAGTCTCGCCGGTCTGCCCAAGCCGCCCAGCGTAATCGTGTGTGCTTCAGGGATCGGTTACTACGGCGATCAGGGCGACCGCGTGCTCGACGAGTCCGCAGGACTGGGAAGCGGCTTTCTGGCGGAACTCGTGCGGGACTGGGAGGCTGCTTGTGAACCCGCGCGTCAAGCGGGAATCCGCGTCGTGAATCTGCGGATCGCACCGGTATTGTCCCGCAAGGCCGGACTCCTGAAACAGATGCTCCCCGCATTTCAATTCGGCGTCGGCGGACCCATTGGCAACGGGCGGCAATACCTGCCATGGTGTGCCCTCGAAGACACCGCTGCCGCCTTCGTGTTCGCCATAGAGAACGAAGCGGCCACCGGCGCGCTAAATGTCTGCTCGCCCAACCCGGTAACGATGAACGAATTTGCGCGGACGCTGGGCCGTGTGCTGCATCGCCCGGCGCTCCTCCGGGTACCGCCACTGGCGCTGCGCCTCCTGTTCGGCAGGGTGGTGGAGGAGATGGCTACGGACAGCATTCGAGCGATTCCGCGACGACTGACGCTCGCGGGGTTCCGGTTCCGCGATGCGGAGCTGGAAACGGCAATACGAAATGCGCAACGCGAAGTATGA
- a CDS encoding response regulator has protein sequence MFRRVRDQILLLLALIALASVGIIVAYRNAQLRQMHSLLRDRTATERVRLREAVKFLGDGPVTMVGECSQWDGINEFVASRDTAWVARNLRRSLSANEEQAAWILDAQKELIYATNLLGEAELNAFPLTPQECARLLDGRPFADFFGLSALGLVKYCAAPIQPAADTARTSAPRGYLIIGRLWDRAVLSELNSLSSSETRLVPVGEACQDQVTTHRIPASIIIQDTLTGWDSQPLVVICSSSEFPVGASFMGFMRLMYWGTILLSLAMLGIVALFMLNSVSKPLAMISSALRDGDPTALTALLDRRTEFGTISRLIREFFAQRDSLIQAMVRQEQAELEGRRSVSLLEATLDSTADGILVVAADGRVSSYNRRFIDMWQIPPELISTRDDQALLNHVLVQLSCPEEFLSRVNELYNHPEESSFEVVAFLDGRVFERYSQPQRVGREIVGRVWSFRDVSRQRKSEAERDQFEQQLRRSQKLETIGTLAGGVAHDFNNILTPILGYADMTLLQLPPENPTRTHIESISRAALRAKDLVKQILTFSRQTEQEHRPMLVQLIVKEATKLLRASIPSTIEIVEDIDTNVPPVNCDPTQIHQVLMNLCTNAAHAMRANGGTLSIELIRFELDATTEAGAQTLPPGAYVRLIVEDTGEGMDQATLDRAFEPFFTTKKPGEGTGLGLSVVHGIVKSHGGVISASSELGQGTRFEIELPCTEAFVETDTPQPDGPMGGQGVILLVDDEPDNVDMAKEMLEFLGYEVVACCTAADALANFREDPAKFDVVITDQTMPHMTGAQLGSEILLLRPDTPIILMTGFSETVTQKNYRRYGFREIVMKPILARDLHNAVQRCITAAAIS, from the coding sequence ATGTTTCGACGAGTCCGTGACCAAATCTTGCTCTTACTGGCCCTGATCGCGTTAGCCTCGGTGGGAATCATCGTCGCCTATCGCAACGCGCAGTTGCGGCAGATGCACAGCCTGCTGCGCGATCGGACGGCGACGGAACGCGTGCGACTGCGGGAAGCCGTCAAGTTCCTTGGCGACGGTCCGGTGACGATGGTGGGCGAATGTTCGCAGTGGGACGGGATCAATGAATTCGTCGCGTCGCGCGACACCGCCTGGGTGGCGCGAAATCTCCGGCGGTCGCTGAGCGCAAATGAAGAGCAGGCCGCATGGATCCTCGATGCGCAAAAGGAACTCATCTACGCAACGAACCTACTGGGTGAGGCGGAGTTGAATGCGTTTCCGTTAACACCGCAAGAGTGCGCCCGCCTGCTGGACGGACGGCCGTTTGCCGACTTCTTCGGCCTGTCCGCGCTCGGTCTGGTCAAATATTGTGCGGCGCCGATTCAACCGGCTGCCGACACCGCGCGAACGAGTGCCCCGCGCGGGTATCTCATCATTGGCAGACTGTGGGACCGGGCGGTCCTCTCCGAACTGAATAGCCTGTCGTCCAGCGAAACGCGGCTGGTCCCGGTCGGCGAGGCGTGCCAGGACCAAGTGACGACCCATCGAATTCCCGCGTCGATCATCATTCAGGATACGCTCACGGGGTGGGACAGCCAGCCGCTGGTGGTGATCTGCTCGAGCAGCGAGTTTCCCGTGGGCGCCAGTTTCATGGGGTTCATGCGGTTGATGTATTGGGGCACGATCCTGCTATCGTTGGCGATGCTCGGCATCGTCGCACTTTTCATGTTGAATTCGGTGAGCAAGCCGCTGGCCATGATTTCGAGCGCGCTCCGGGACGGCGATCCGACAGCACTCACTGCGCTGCTGGATCGCCGGACCGAATTTGGCACGATCTCCCGTCTGATCCGCGAATTTTTCGCGCAACGGGACTCGTTGATCCAGGCGATGGTGCGGCAGGAACAGGCCGAGCTCGAGGGTCGGCGCTCGGTCTCGCTGCTGGAGGCGACGCTGGACTCGACCGCGGACGGTATTTTGGTGGTAGCCGCTGACGGCAGAGTCAGCAGCTACAACCGTCGGTTCATCGACATGTGGCAAATTCCGCCGGAGCTGATTTCGACGCGGGACGACCAGGCGCTGCTCAATCACGTTCTCGTTCAGCTGTCGTGCCCGGAGGAATTCCTCTCGCGGGTCAATGAGTTGTACAATCATCCTGAAGAGTCCAGCTTTGAAGTCGTCGCGTTTCTGGATGGCCGGGTCTTCGAGCGCTACTCGCAGCCGCAGCGCGTAGGCCGGGAGATCGTGGGCAGAGTCTGGAGCTTCCGGGATGTTTCCCGGCAGCGCAAATCCGAGGCCGAGCGGGATCAGTTTGAGCAGCAGTTGCGTCGGTCCCAAAAGCTCGAGACCATCGGCACGCTGGCGGGCGGCGTGGCGCACGACTTCAATAACATTTTGACGCCGATCCTGGGCTATGCGGACATGACGCTGTTGCAGTTGCCACCCGAGAATCCGACCCGCACGCACATCGAGAGTATCTCGCGTGCCGCGCTGCGCGCCAAGGATTTGGTCAAGCAAATTCTTACGTTCAGCCGGCAGACGGAACAGGAGCATCGCCCGATGCTGGTCCAGCTGATCGTCAAGGAAGCAACCAAACTGCTGCGGGCATCGATTCCTTCGACCATTGAAATTGTCGAGGACATCGACACCAACGTCCCTCCGGTGAACTGTGATCCGACGCAGATTCACCAGGTGTTAATGAATCTATGCACGAATGCCGCGCATGCCATGCGCGCGAACGGCGGCACGTTGTCAATCGAACTCATCAGATTCGAGCTCGACGCGACGACGGAGGCCGGAGCTCAGACGCTCCCCCCCGGCGCCTACGTTCGTCTGATCGTCGAGGACACGGGCGAGGGCATGGATCAGGCGACGCTTGACCGGGCGTTCGAGCCGTTCTTCACGACGAAGAAGCCCGGCGAAGGCACCGGACTGGGGTTGTCCGTTGTGCACGGAATCGTCAAGTCACACGGTGGCGTGATTTCGGCGAGTAGTGAACTTGGCCAAGGGACGCGCTTTGAGATTGAATTGCCCTGCACGGAGGCCTTCGTTGAAACCGACACTCCGCAGCCGGATGGGCCGATGGGCGGGCAGGGTGTGATTCTGCTGGTGGACGACGAACCGGACAATGTTGATATGGCAAAGGAGATGCTCGAATTCCTGGGCTACGAGGTCGTCGCCTGCTGTACGGCGGCTGATGCGTTGGCCAATTTCCGCGAGGATCCGGCGAAATTTGACGTCGTGATCACAGATCAGACCATGCCGCACATGACCGGCGCTCAGCTTGGGTCCGAGATTCTTCTGCTTCGTCCCGACACACCGATCATCCTCATGACCGGATTCAGTGAGACGGTGACGCAGAAGAACTATCGTCGATACGGTTTTCGCGAAATCGTGATGAAGCCGATTCTCGCGCGCGATTTGCACAACGCGGTCCAGCGCTGCATCACGGCGGCGGCGATCTCCTGA
- a CDS encoding DinB family protein: MAAQHTQVKRLRPYYRKTITGSPWYGPGVASLLRNVKAKDAIAKPIDGAHSIWELVLHMITWKAGPLRGIHGSRKAVSKTENFPRIKDSSERAWKAAVAKLKATQSEWDAMLAAATDDTLDEPAAPSRKFKRADLYLGVLQHDTYHAGQIAILKRALGIKV, encoded by the coding sequence ATGGCCGCACAGCACACCCAAGTCAAGCGACTGCGACCCTATTATCGCAAGACAATTACCGGCAGTCCGTGGTACGGTCCGGGAGTCGCTTCCCTGCTGCGAAACGTCAAAGCCAAGGATGCGATTGCCAAGCCGATTGACGGCGCGCATTCGATCTGGGAACTCGTGTTGCACATGATAACCTGGAAGGCCGGACCGCTGCGCGGGATCCACGGCAGCCGGAAGGCTGTGAGTAAGACGGAGAATTTTCCGCGGATCAAGGACTCTTCCGAACGCGCGTGGAAAGCCGCGGTCGCGAAACTGAAAGCCACGCAGTCGGAATGGGATGCGATGCTCGCGGCGGCCACAGACGACACGCTCGACGAGCCGGCCGCGCCATCCCGCAAGTTCAAGCGCGCGGATTTGTACCTCGGCGTACTGCAACATGATACGTATCATGCCGGACAGATCGCCATTCTGAAACGGGCTCTGGGAATCAAGGTGTGA
- a CDS encoding helix-turn-helix domain-containing protein produces MSDYLTTAEIARTLKISVSTATKMARDGKLSALKVGRLWRFPRQSAEILIAKQAQNARRKQRKEANHEPAKPRHGLKEFVKLAQEIGVIDPLRG; encoded by the coding sequence GTGAGCGACTATCTCACGACGGCGGAGATCGCGCGGACGCTCAAAATCAGCGTGAGTACCGCCACGAAAATGGCGCGCGACGGCAAACTGTCCGCCCTCAAAGTCGGCCGGCTGTGGCGATTCCCGCGGCAAAGCGCAGAGATTCTGATCGCCAAGCAGGCGCAGAACGCCCGACGCAAACAACGGAAAGAGGCGAACCACGAGCCGGCAAAGCCCCGTCATGGACTGAAGGAGTTCGTCAAGCTCGCGCAGGAAATCGGTGTGATCGACCCGCTGCGAGGATAG
- a CDS encoding L-lysine 6-transaminase encodes MTHITPHNVHATLGKYMLADGFELVFDLEKSQGSYFYDLRTGRKYLDFFSFFASSPVGFNHPKLTTPEMIQKLGRLAVNNITNSDLYTVEMAEFVDTFHRSAVPPYMKYSFYVAGGALGVENAIKAAMDWKVRKNLAKGYRREIGNKVIHFEEAFHGRTGYTMSMTNTADPNKYKYFAKFDWPRIISPKVKFPLTEGNLEDVENREKIAIAQIKTAFLDNRDEVCAIIIEPIQGEGGDNHFRPEFMKELRRLCNENDAMFIVDEVQAGVGLTGKWWSHQHADVQPDMLAFGKKSQVCGFLCGPRIDDIPDNCFHVGSRLNSTWGGNLIDMYRFKLYLEIIQEEKLLENATKTGDLLHNGLQRLEEEFPHLISNVRGKGLMCAFDLPTPAVRDHMRRDFYEAGVVLLPCGIRSVRFRPPLTISPSEVQEGLSIFQKSLARMTKEVEWQPVA; translated from the coding sequence ATGACTCACATCACGCCACATAATGTTCATGCGACCCTCGGCAAGTATATGCTCGCCGATGGGTTCGAGCTCGTCTTCGATCTGGAGAAGTCGCAGGGTTCCTACTTCTACGATCTGCGCACCGGTCGCAAATACCTTGACTTCTTCAGCTTCTTCGCGTCATCGCCGGTCGGATTCAATCATCCGAAGCTGACTACGCCGGAGATGATTCAGAAACTCGGCCGACTCGCGGTCAACAACATCACGAACTCCGATCTCTACACCGTGGAGATGGCCGAATTCGTTGACACGTTTCACCGCAGCGCCGTGCCGCCGTACATGAAGTACTCCTTCTATGTCGCGGGGGGCGCGCTGGGTGTCGAAAACGCCATCAAGGCCGCGATGGACTGGAAGGTACGCAAGAATCTCGCGAAGGGTTACCGCCGCGAGATCGGCAACAAGGTCATCCACTTCGAGGAAGCCTTCCACGGCCGGACGGGCTACACGATGTCGATGACCAACACCGCCGATCCGAACAAGTACAAGTACTTCGCGAAGTTCGACTGGCCGCGCATCATCAGCCCCAAAGTCAAGTTCCCGCTGACGGAGGGCAATCTCGAAGATGTTGAGAACCGCGAAAAAATCGCCATCGCCCAAATCAAAACGGCGTTTCTCGACAACCGTGACGAAGTCTGTGCCATCATCATCGAACCGATTCAGGGTGAGGGTGGCGACAATCACTTCCGGCCCGAGTTCATGAAAGAATTGCGCCGACTCTGCAACGAAAACGACGCGATGTTCATTGTGGACGAAGTCCAGGCCGGCGTCGGGTTGACCGGCAAGTGGTGGTCCCATCAGCATGCGGACGTGCAGCCCGACATGCTGGCGTTCGGCAAAAAGTCGCAGGTCTGCGGCTTCCTCTGCGGACCGCGAATCGACGATATCCCGGACAACTGCTTCCACGTCGGGAGTCGTCTGAATTCCACGTGGGGCGGAAATCTGATCGACATGTACCGCTTCAAGCTCTATCTGGAAATCATTCAGGAAGAGAAGCTGCTGGAGAACGCGACGAAGACCGGCGACCTCTTGCACAACGGTTTGCAGAGGCTCGAAGAAGAGTTCCCGCATCTCATCTCAAACGTGCGCGGGAAAGGCCTGATGTGCGCGTTTGATCTGCCGACCCCGGCCGTGCGCGATCATATGCGCCGGGATTTCTACGAAGCAGGCGTCGTTCTCCTGCCGTGCGGAATTCGCTCCGTGCGATTCCGTCCGCCGCTCACCATCAGTCCCAGCGAAGTGCAAGAAGGCTTGAGCATCTTCCAAAAATCGTTGGCCCGCATGACCAAAGAGGTGGAGTGGCAGCCCGTGGCCTGA
- the rsmI gene encoding 16S rRNA (cytidine(1402)-2'-O)-methyltransferase yields the protein MQPLRTDQGELILVATPIGNLGDLSYRAVELLRGVDLLLCEDTRHSARLLGHYQIEIPTSSYGSHNLRSKLPWIIEQLNAGKRIGLVSDAGTPGISDPGTVLVDAAVRAGVRITAVPGASALVMALSLAGLPTDRFVFEGFLPHKKGRQTRLQTLADEPRTIVLYESPHRLVKTLRELLLRLGDRPAAVARELTKVYEEIRRGSLSDHLRHFERTEPRGEFVMVIAGTSYIRHPISTTEDEQNDA from the coding sequence ATGCAACCTCTACGCACGGATCAGGGCGAGTTGATTCTGGTGGCGACCCCGATCGGCAATCTGGGTGATCTCTCCTATCGGGCCGTGGAACTGCTGCGCGGCGTGGACCTGCTGCTCTGCGAGGACACGCGACACTCCGCCCGGCTGCTGGGACACTATCAGATCGAAATCCCCACGTCGTCCTATGGTAGCCACAATCTGCGGAGCAAACTCCCGTGGATTATCGAGCAGCTTAACGCGGGAAAGCGAATCGGGCTGGTCAGCGACGCCGGTACCCCCGGCATTTCCGATCCGGGAACGGTGCTGGTGGACGCGGCGGTTCGGGCTGGCGTACGGATTACGGCAGTCCCGGGTGCGAGCGCGCTTGTCATGGCGCTGTCACTGGCCGGGCTACCGACCGACCGTTTCGTGTTCGAGGGTTTCCTGCCGCATAAGAAAGGCAGACAGACCCGCTTGCAAACGCTGGCCGACGAGCCGCGCACCATCGTGTTGTACGAAAGCCCGCATCGATTAGTGAAGACCCTGCGTGAACTGCTCCTGCGACTCGGCGACCGACCCGCCGCCGTGGCCAGAGAGCTGACGAAAGTTTACGAAGAGATCCGGCGCGGGTCCTTGAGCGATCACCTCCGGCACTTCGAGCGCACGGAACCCCGCGGCGAGTTTGTCATGGTGATCGCCGGAACAAGCTATATCCGACATCCGATCAGCACAACGGAGGACGAGCAGAATGATGCCTGA
- a CDS encoding alpha/beta fold hydrolase encodes MSEAFPAGSSSHPVRPRAWFEADELDHQEFAAGGVRTFAIIEGRLDAFPAVFLHGIPGASFLWRPLLTGISRERLVIAPDLPGWGRSRSAFASQPFEWSAERCRQWLFDMLATQRVAEFDLVGHGMGAAIGLEFMGRHPGRVRRLALIQPSPWTPVPRSLGARIASWFGGGRWSATALSRYVAQNMSATCAATWTPFFEELLLGSGAAPGPSEIKRARAAFDDRAAAHRAVWREFPGHKLAIIGSRDAALATGADTELSTAAELHRVDAGEYPMLDAEAETRAIIQKFLTA; translated from the coding sequence TTGAGCGAAGCGTTTCCTGCCGGAAGCTCGTCCCATCCGGTTCGTCCCCGCGCCTGGTTTGAAGCGGATGAACTGGACCATCAGGAATTTGCCGCGGGCGGGGTGCGGACATTCGCAATCATCGAAGGCCGGTTGGATGCGTTTCCCGCCGTCTTCCTGCACGGAATTCCCGGCGCCTCATTCCTGTGGCGGCCGCTGCTCACAGGAATCTCGCGCGAGCGGTTGGTGATCGCACCCGACTTGCCCGGCTGGGGGCGTTCGCGGTCAGCGTTCGCGAGCCAACCGTTCGAGTGGTCAGCGGAGCGTTGCCGTCAGTGGTTGTTCGACATGCTGGCGACGCAACGTGTCGCCGAGTTCGATCTGGTTGGACACGGCATGGGAGCCGCCATCGGCCTCGAGTTCATGGGACGACATCCTGGTCGGGTCAGGCGACTTGCGCTGATTCAACCATCACCGTGGACACCGGTCCCCCGATCATTGGGCGCGCGAATTGCATCGTGGTTTGGCGGTGGGCGCTGGTCGGCCACGGCACTGAGTCGGTATGTCGCGCAAAATATGAGCGCCACGTGCGCCGCCACATGGACGCCATTCTTTGAGGAGCTGCTATTGGGCTCGGGTGCTGCCCCTGGTCCATCCGAGATCAAGCGGGCCCGCGCCGCGTTTGACGATCGTGCCGCCGCGCATCGTGCCGTGTGGCGTGAATTCCCGGGGCACAAGCTCGCGATTATCGGTAGCCGGGACGCGGCACTCGCAACCGGGGCGGACACGGAATTGAGCACCGCCGCCGAACTGCATCGCGTGGATGCCGGCGAATATCCGATGCTCGATGCCGAAGCGGAGACCCGAGCGATTATCCAGAAATTCCTGACCGCCTGA
- a CDS encoding DUF488 domain-containing protein, which yields MKAQLPGTLRLFTIGVYGSNEAEFFDRIVEHKIDVFVDIRARRGVRGAEYRFVNSTYLQERLAELGIEYHHALELATPDALRAQQYEADKYSGVGQRSREALAPEFVAQFKRTVLRAANLKRIVEFIEERRAQGGPLAICLCCVEAKPEACHRSLVADALGQKFSVKPRHL from the coding sequence ATGAAAGCTCAGCTTCCGGGTACGCTACGTTTGTTCACCATCGGAGTTTACGGGAGCAACGAAGCCGAGTTCTTCGACCGGATTGTCGAGCATAAAATCGACGTCTTCGTGGACATCAGGGCGCGACGCGGAGTGCGCGGCGCGGAGTACCGCTTCGTAAACAGTACCTATCTGCAGGAGCGGCTGGCGGAGCTGGGCATCGAGTACCATCACGCGCTGGAGTTGGCCACGCCCGATGCGCTCCGCGCGCAGCAGTATGAGGCGGACAAGTACAGCGGCGTCGGCCAACGCTCGCGCGAAGCCCTGGCGCCGGAATTCGTCGCGCAATTCAAGCGGACCGTGCTGCGCGCCGCCAACCTGAAGCGCATTGTCGAGTTCATCGAGGAGCGGCGCGCTCAGGGTGGACCGCTCGCCATCTGCCTGTGCTGTGTGGAAGCGAAGCCTGAAGCCTGTCACCGTTCGTTAGTCGCGGATGCTTTGGGCCAGAAATTCTCCGTGAAACCGCGCCATCTGTAA
- a CDS encoding aldehyde dehydrogenase family protein, which translates to MQGKYPFKHDTKTYQNFIAGKWCDSSSGEVSENRNPANTEDLIGTFPRSTKEDVDRAVKSAKKAFQWWRLVPPPHKAKMFYRLVDIMQERKELYAWQMTREMGKPIFETRGDVQEGIDTAMYACGEGYRLFGKTVPSELPNKFNMTMRFPIGVCGLVTPWNFPMAIPTWKMFPALMCGNTVVIKPAEITPLSVWNLINAVLDAGFPPEVVNVVFGSGSKVGNAIVEHPDTPVVSFTGSCGVGRKIAELAGPRLKRLAMELGGKNCTLICNDANLELAVDACVWAGFGTTGQRCTASSRVIVEDGIHDEFVEKFIKATKKLKIGYGNDEGVTMGPAVSAEQLKTDLDYIEIGKQDGATLAYGGKRLTTPEHKNGHFLQPTIFTGCKPKMRTSQEEIFGPVVSVIKVKNFDQAIEVANDIEFGLSSAVFTQDVNRAYRAFRDLETGLTYVNAATIGAEAHMPFGGMKGTGNGHREGGWGAYEFYSETKACYVDYSGKMQRAQIDD; encoded by the coding sequence ATGCAGGGCAAATACCCGTTTAAGCATGACACCAAGACCTACCAAAACTTTATCGCGGGAAAGTGGTGCGATAGCTCCAGCGGCGAAGTGTCGGAAAATCGCAACCCGGCGAACACCGAAGATCTGATCGGGACCTTTCCGCGCTCGACCAAGGAAGACGTTGACAGGGCTGTCAAATCGGCGAAGAAGGCGTTTCAGTGGTGGAGACTCGTTCCTCCGCCGCACAAGGCGAAGATGTTCTACCGCCTCGTCGATATCATGCAGGAGCGGAAAGAGCTGTATGCCTGGCAGATGACGCGTGAGATGGGCAAGCCGATCTTCGAAACGCGCGGCGATGTACAGGAAGGGATCGATACCGCTATGTACGCCTGCGGCGAAGGTTACCGGTTATTCGGCAAGACCGTCCCGAGCGAACTGCCCAATAAGTTTAACATGACGATGCGCTTTCCGATCGGCGTGTGCGGTCTGGTGACGCCGTGGAATTTCCCGATGGCGATTCCGACCTGGAAGATGTTCCCCGCGCTGATGTGCGGCAACACGGTCGTGATTAAGCCCGCCGAAATTACTCCGCTGTCGGTCTGGAATCTCATCAACGCCGTGCTCGATGCCGGCTTCCCGCCGGAAGTTGTGAACGTCGTGTTCGGCTCCGGGTCCAAAGTCGGCAATGCCATCGTCGAGCACCCGGACACTCCGGTCGTGTCATTCACCGGTTCGTGCGGCGTGGGCCGCAAGATCGCGGAACTCGCCGGACCGCGGCTGAAACGACTCGCCATGGAGCTGGGGGGCAAGAACTGCACGCTCATTTGCAACGATGCCAACCTCGAGCTGGCGGTCGATGCCTGTGTCTGGGCGGGATTCGGTACGACCGGGCAGCGCTGCACGGCGTCGTCACGCGTGATCGTCGAAGATGGCATTCACGATGAGTTCGTCGAGAAATTTATCAAGGCGACGAAGAAGCTGAAGATCGGCTACGGCAACGACGAAGGCGTGACCATGGGGCCGGCGGTGTCGGCGGAGCAATTGAAAACGGACCTCGATTACATTGAGATCGGCAAGCAGGATGGTGCCACGCTCGCGTACGGCGGCAAGCGGCTGACGACGCCCGAGCATAAGAACGGCCATTTCCTGCAACCCACGATCTTCACCGGCTGCAAGCCCAAGATGCGCACGTCGCAGGAAGAGATCTTCGGCCCCGTCGTGTCGGTGATCAAGGTCAAGAATTTCGATCAGGCGATTGAAGTCGCGAATGATATCGAGTTCGGCCTGTCCAGCGCCGTGTTCACACAGGACGTGAATCGGGCCTATCGCGCGTTCCGCGATCTGGAAACCGGTTTGACTTATGTCAATGCCGCCACCATCGGCGCGGAAGCTCACATGCCGTTCGGCGGCATGAAGGGCACCGGCAACGGCCACCGCGAAGGCGGCTGGGGCGCCTACGAATTCTATTCCGAGACCAAAGCCTGCTACGTTGATTACTCCGGCAAAATGCAGCGCGCGCAGATCGACGACTGA